One Scleropages formosus chromosome 8, fSclFor1.1, whole genome shotgun sequence DNA window includes the following coding sequences:
- the LOC108941744 gene encoding histone-lysine N-methyltransferase EZH1-like gives MEESPSVQPGKPAPSLAEWKKRVKSEYMRLRQLKRFRKAEEVKLLFMSNRRKIKGRTDLLNEEWSKLRVQSIPLASSIGSLPSKKQCVVEFGFPAFQSQTTAMRTLSTVAGIPFMYSWSPLQQNFMVEDETFLHNIPYMGDEVLEQDEAFLEELIDNYDGVHGDQEGGFINDEIFKELVESLSQHSDHEEEEAGRGDEEGCMEREEEEKEEEGVRKTEGKVTVETQLDPSLGDRKKTMEATDCCANKKVPDDKIFTAIASMFPYKGTTEELKEKYKDLLEPPSPVKLPPLCTPNMDGPFAKSVQREQSLHSFHTLFCRRCFKYDCFLHPFHATPNMYKRKSKEICMETEPCGLDCFLLQKGAKEFADQNMLRSPRSRRRRRQPRSSSSSCPGPSAPPGEGKEGESDQDTNSSSEGNSRCQTPTKMRPVSDAGEEPEGEAETTALPPPPPPPQWSGAEESLFRVLHGTYYNNFCSIARLIGTKTCRQVYDFAVKEALIHRVPVEDGGISPQKKKRKHRLWAKIQLRKDNSSNQVYNYQPCDHPEHPCDSSCPCVMTQNFCEKFCQCDSACQNRFPGCRCKTQCNTKQCPCYLAVRECDPDLCVTCGAAEHWDSKTVSCKNCSIQRGLKKHLLLAPSDVAGWGTFIKEAVQKNEFISEYCGELISQDEADRRGRIYDKYMSSFLFNLNNDFVVDATRKGNKIRFANHSVNPNCYAKVVMVNGDHRIGIFAKRAIQQGEELFFDYRYSQADALKYVGIEREIDVM, from the exons ATGGAGGAGAGCCCCAGCGTTCAGCCCGGCAAGCCCGCCCCCAGCCTGGCGGAGTGGAAGAAGAGGGTCAAGTCCGAGTATATGCGGCTGCGACAGCTGAAACGCTTCCGGAAGGCAGAGGAGGTCAAG ctgcTCTTCATGTCCAACCGCAGGAAGATCAAGGGAAGGACGGACCTGCTGAACGAGGAGTGGTCCAAGCTGCGGGTGCAGTCCATTCCGCTGGCCTCCTCCATCGGCTCTCTGCCCAGCAAGAAG CAGTGCGTGGTGGAGTTCGGCTTCCCCGCCTTCCAGAGCCAGACGACCGCGATGAGGACCCTGAGCACGGTGGCAGGAATCCCCTTCATGTACTCCTGGTCCCCACTGCAGCAGAACTTCATG GTGGAGGACGAGACGTTCCTGCACAACATCCCCTACATGGGTGACGAAGTGCTGGAGCAGGATGAGGCCTTCCTGGAGGAGCTCATTGACAACTACGACGGCGTTCACGGAGACCAAG AGGGCGGCTTCATCAACGACGAGATCTTCAAGGAGCTGGTCGAGTCCCTCAGCCAGCACTCGGAtcacgaggaggaggaagcggGACGGGGGGACGAGGAGGGCTgcatggagagggaggaggaggagaaggaagaggaaggagtCAGGAAGACAGAGGGCAAAGTGACGGTGGAGACCCAGCTAGATCCATCACTTGGTGACAGGAAGAAGACGATGGAGG CAACAGATTGCTGTGCCAACAAGAAGGTCCCCGACGATAAGATCTTCACAGCAATCGCTTCCATGTTTCCCTACAAGGGCACCACCGAGGAGCTCAAGGAGAA ATACAAGGACCTCCTGGAGCCCCCCAGTCCAGTCAAGCTGCCCCCACTGTGCACCCCCAACATGGACGGGCCCTTCGCCAAGTCCGTGCAGCGGGAGCAGTCGCTTCACTCCTTCCACACCCTCTTCTGCAGACGCTGCTTCAAATACGACTGCTTCCTCCACC CCTTCCATGCCACTCCCAACATGTACAAAAGGAAGAGCAAGGAGATCTGCATGGAGACGGAGCCGTGCGGCCTGGACTGCTTCCTGCTGCAG AAAGGGGCCAAGGAGTTTGCGGACCAGAACATGCTGAGGTCCCCGCGGTCCCGGCGCCGACGCAGGCAGCcccgctcctccagctccagctgtccCGGCCCTTCCGCTCCCCCCGGGGAGGGCAAGGAGGGTGAAAGCGACCAGGACACCAACAGCTCATCGG AGGGGAACTCGCGCTGCCAGACGCCCACCAAGATGCGGCCCGTGTCGGATGCGGGGGAGGAGCCCGAGGGGGAGGCGGAGACGACggcgctgccgccgccgccgccgcctcctcagTGGAGCGGGGCGGAGGAGTCGCTCTTCCGGGTGCTCCACGGCACCTACTACAACAACTTCTGCTCCATCGCCCGCCTCATCGGCACCAAGACGTGCAGACAG GTGTACGACTTTGCGGTGAAGGAGGCCCTCATCCACCGGGTGCCTGTGGAGGACGGAGGCATCTCCCcccagaagaagaagagaaagcaCAG gCTGTGGGCGAAGATTCAGCTCAGGAAAG ACAATTCGTCCAACCAGGTGTACAACTACCAGCCGTGCGACCACCCCGAACACCCCTGCGACAGCTCGTGCCCCTGCGTGATGACCCAGAATTTCTGCGAGAAGTTCTGTCAGTGCGACAGTGCGT GTCAGAACCGCTTCCCGGGCTGCCGCTGCAAGACCCAGTGCAACACCAAGCAGTGCCCCTGCTACCTGGCGGTGCGCGAGTGCGACCCGGACCTGTGCGTGACCTGCGGCGCTGCCGAGCACTGGGACAGCAAGACGGTCTCCTGCAAGAACTGCAGCATCCAGCGGGGCCTCAAGAAG CACCTTCTCTTGGCACCGTCGGACGTGGCCGGGTGGGGCACCTTCATCAAGGAGGCCGTGCAGAAGAACGAGTTCATTTCGGAGTACTGCGGAGAG CTCATCTCCCAGGACGAGGCTGACAGGCGAGGCAGGATCTATGACAAGTACATGTCCAGCTTCCTGTTCAACCTCAACAACG ACTTTGTCGTGGATGCCACCCGCAAGGGGAACAAAATCCGCTTTGCGAACCACTCGGTGAACCCGAATTGCTACGCTAAAG tggtgATGGTCAACGGGGACCACAGAATCGGCATCTTCGCCAAAAGGGCTATCCAGCAAGGAGAGGAGCTCTTCTTCGATTACAG GTACAGCCAGGCCGACGCCCTGAAGTACGTCGGCATCGAAAGGGAGATCGATGTCATGTAA